The DNA window tttttcttcgcTCTTTAGGAAAATTTGTCTTTCataaagatctctgtcatatcgGCTAAACATCATGTTTGTCTTTATGGATCGTTTAACACATGTAACCTgcggcgtcgccagacatttccacctgggagggggtaggggttGGGAGAGGAacagcacttaattagggggaacaatgtttatttgtgaatgccgtcctggggaggggtctaagtggagggggtgtccccctcccctttgagaaattttgattAATTGAGGGtccttgaagtaactttatgttcaagaatgtCCGGGCTTAGTCTTTctaatatttatgtttttaatttaggcGGATAACAAAGTTATACAGAAAATGGATATTAACCCTTCATTTGGTAATGTGTTTTAATAAAagtgttgaaaattgaaattgaaattcatgAAATTCAAGGTTGTAGAGAAGTTGAGCACTAGTGATTCACGCCGGGCCTCTTGTGTCtttgttagtgagaaaacaactggttattgtgatggtcggtggAAGGAAGTTTTACTGAAGAACATAAAacgtttcgtcctttgtaaaaaaaagttttagtttgagtaatttttttaacactacaaatctgATCTGGGGGGACCTGGGGGGCACGATTTTTGTTTGGGAGAGCACGTGTCCCCCAGCCCcacagcccccaccccccttggTGACGCCTCTGCATGTAACACTGGAGTAATCAGGATGTTtaattcatttttgttgttgtggtaaGTGACAGGAGTGGCGGATTGATCTTACCGTCTTACTGGCTTGGAAGAGGCTCACCCCTCCTCCATGATCTGTGGCGCCGCAGGGTGTCATCAGAGTCGTCAAATCAGCAGTGTGTTTCAAACGCCCCAGCGATGTCGGATGAATCACGGAGCCGTTATATTGTACTAAGTCCGCCATTACACCAACATGACTTTCGAACTTTCGAACATTCGAACATGAACTTTCCAATGTTACGTGTATATAAATCACTTAAAATGTgtatttgtaatgaattaaGTCACACAGTTGTCAAATCGACCTTTCAGTTTCGGAAGAATTTAAAAACGTTGAAGGACCGCAAAATCCCCAGACCATGTTTCTGCATATGAGATCTACATGCTATATAGTCTGGCTACTTGCCCATAGGACTGGtgtgggaggtgggggaggggagggggaggggatgaggaGGGTCCACTTGAGcgttcaattttctttttattgttcaGCCTATCAATGAGTCCATATACTGCATGAACTCGATAACAATTGAACAAAGGAAGAATAAAGTTTCCTATCAATATGTGATTTCTTATCGATATGTGATTCCGTTGATAAATATTAGTTTTATGTTCCGCTTTGTTCTACCCTGCGTCTGTTGCTTATCCTCAGTTTATTGTCGACAGTAAATAAGTAATTGATCTAAAACGCGACACTTTACGATGCATTGTTCCTTTACAAAGCAGTTCAAAGTTAGAGTGCTGTAACCGTGATCTCGTTGGGGTATCTATATTTACACAATGATATAATAACCAAAAAACCCTATACACAACAGTTTGATCTcttaaaacaaacaagcaaatgTCCTATTGTTTGCAAATCCAAACAGCTCTTGGTTTATTATCGAAAAGATATATAGAGAGGTCACAAAAAGACCATGTTATCATATTCTTCCTctctcatttgttttcttttgattcTCCTTAAGGACACTTTTTGGGGTCATGTTTGTGTTCGCTGGGTAGAAAAGCCAAAGTCGTACATATCATATCGCGCCACAATTTTCAACCAATCAGGATAAAGTTCGATATACGTCACTATAGATGTATATAACGAGCTACACGATTGGTTGAAAAGTtaaatgttgaatattcatcCTTAAGTACTGCCCTTAGTTTCTCTATTTTAAGTACCAGATCCGAAATGGTAAATTCAGAAGAGACCTGAGGACAGGACTCCAAACGTTAAAGAAATTCCAGAAGACTGCCAAGATGAAGTAcctgcttttgttttgtttggccGTTGGTGCCTTTGCCTCGATCAACATCGGTAAGCTGAAATTAAAAGccaattaatattttaacttgAACCAAAAGTGCTAACACATATATACGTTATTTTCTTTAATGAAAATCAATTTCAAGATCAAATAATGAGgtaattttgataaattgtttcaaaacttAATACGGGCCATATACCTGAATTGAAGACAAATGTGGTCAACAAAGTGTTGAATAATAGAAAGTCAGATTATCTTAATTATACAGAGCAACTTGTACAGGGAAACTATATTTCAACTCAGGCAACTTAGTTTGATGTCTAATATTATACGTTATTATATTTACCTAACAATCTCAAAGGTTTCCTAGGCATTTCTTTTTTGGCAGAGAGAGAAATAGAAAAAAGATAAACTCTCAAATTGATAGTGCAAAGTAAACCTTTTTCCAGTGCTCTTTGAAAGTCTAATTTTTAATAGAAATGGTCTTGATGTATCCATTTAAGTGTTTAACCATTTCCACTTTTCTAAATAACCTCAATTGCTATACCCGTTGGCTCAACCACCTGAGCTGAACTCACCCTACCGCAGCCCCACTATCACCCTCATTTCCAACATGTATTTATAATAGCCTATACAGTATTCAAATTGAAAGATTGGCAGCTTCGCGCTCGCTGATCCATGTTTACGATACGTATGTGCAAGTCAGTAACAGCGATTGGATGAAAATCCAGTGATGTAGGCCTATCAGCTTCATAGTTTCATAACTAATTTCAGGTATTATTACAAAAGGACACTAGTCTGTCATTGTGGTAGAATGTGCTTCGAAGTGTAGTAATAGCAAGCCTTAAATGAGTACTCGCAGAAGATAATTGTTAATTATTAAGCTATATATCAGCCAGGGTGGACAAATTTCCAATGCTATAGTACGACCATGTTCTAATGTCGTACTTCGAGGCTACCGTATACTGACAGTACAATCAGTTCAGGATATTTATACAACAGAAAAAAGTTGTTCATATTGCTCGTAGCGTACTTACAAGAGCTTTGAATTTTGAAGTGAAAATAACGTTATTAACAAATGCATCGAATGGGAGGTTACATGAGAAacgaaatgaatattcaacgtaTGTCAGCGCATGCGCTTAACTACAGCTACGCCCAATTGGCATTCGACAATCCCTTCAACTGATTTCAAAAGTATGTTCGCGGCAAGAAAAATGTTCTTTATATCTTATTTGACAATTTACGCTATAAAAAAATCAGTTGCTCAAAGCAAACAGAAACAgagatgaaatattttcaaccaTATTTCTAGTTTTGCTACCTGCAAATTTAAATATGTGAATCGACTCATAAGAATTGATATTTTTGGAAGAAAAACGATGTTTGTATACAAATTGATATTGCTCTACTTCTTTAATTTGGAGTACAATAATATTTCgcattaataataaaaaaaataataaaagtaaaaaatatgaataacgGTTTCTGTTCCGAAGAAAttgtaggcctacacaaaaattttaaattaaaaaatcagTCTTTATAAAAAGAGAAATAGCGATAGCATTAGATTATAGATAAGGTCGAACCACTTGACCGGCCTTGTTGTTTTCCAGTTATCTAATTTCTACTAATTGTGGTTCAGAATAAACAAGGGTTTTACTAATTAGCCTATTAATGCTGATATCAGGACCCTCGTAAATTAGTTGTCTATTATAGATTAAAATTGCTTTATCATAATTGGTTAGATGAATCGAAAGATAAAAGTTTGTTGTTAAGGTAATCATTAATCCTTATCTTCAGAGATAAGACAATGGCCTTCGGATCTTAGAATTTTGATCATCTCGATTCTTCGTCTTGGGTaattattatgtgatatatgGCAATCAGCTGATTTTTGTTCAGATTACTATCAAACATTAAAATAGCACAACAGTTTATGACCAAAAAGAAAATCTTTAGGTGTTTCATTATCTTCGAATTATAAGTACCCAAACCGTACATCTAAACACACTCTCTCGCACTTCCAAGGCACCGATTTtatcccttccccctccctcaacAACTGACACGCGTACCCCGGTCCCCACTAGCTTTTCCGTTTACGACCTTGCACCTTTGCGTTTTTATTGCGCATGAGCAATGCTAGTTTAGTTACGGTTAGGGAATTCCCCAAATTGGTGTCTGTGTATTATTTCGCTGCATATTGTAAGGTTTGCTTTCCCACATGGAATATTGGTTATTCGTGGTTCGGCATTTCCCGAAGGATGATTTTTACTATGTGAAGTCAATCGTGTTAATTTACAGCTCCTCGGCCATATACGCCGATGCATATCTGCATTTGTTCATATTCTAATCTTAATTATACTTAGCTAAGTGGCAGCTAGCCGAGATCCAGTCTTATCATTACGTTAAAGCCAGCTTGAACAGTCAAACGTTTGGGTTTACGTATTAATGAATGGCCTACCATAGCCTAGCTCTTTTCAGTTTGAGAATGCTTCAGTCTCACTTTTAAGATGTAGGCCTAGCTACATACTCCGAAATATGTACAGGTACGTAACGTACGTATAACTGCAGATTCGATTAACAACACTTTAGTAGTTTTTGAAAGCCTGAGTGTGATCGAGACTCACATCAGGAGTTCTATACGAATATAAGAATATTTTGGAATTTGGACACTAACTATACACTGTAATGTTAGTTTGTCATCAGCTGCCAGATTGTACAAGAATGTTTAATGATCACTAAGTTGTAGAATCCCACCAATGTTCCTGCAGCTATATATACTTTATCCTTCCTGGTACCATGTCAAATGACCTAATTATTGGCATTTACATTTCACAGAGAGAGAGGGTGAGTGCCCAACCGACATCACCAACGTTGACTCGACCCTGTATGGTGTGTGCAATGATGAGTGTGACGTTGACTCATCCTGCTCTGATCAGCTGCACAAGTGCTGTGCGACCAACTGCGGTAGGAGGTGTGTCAACCCAATGCGGGTGACTCCGGTCACAGAGGAAGAAGGTAGGTCAAATGTCaagaaataaagtaaaaaaataaatgtaataCTTGATAATGGTAACTTGCTAGACGaaagtaacattttcatttctgaaAAGTGTGATTGAATAATGTGACTAAGGTGATGTGAGTTCCACATCCAACTAATAATTTTTACCTTCTCAGTGAGATATGCTTTCTTAGTTCTCCTATTCTATGCAATATTGTTTAGTTGTGAGTCAACAAATTGAGACAATGGTCTAAAGTTAGTACTTGACAAGGAGTCTCATTTGTGTCTTcccatattttctttgtttttctagCTGTATCAATGGCCTTTTCAGAAATCTAAAACTAAACttgtaaaacagtttaaaaGTAACTAACTTGAACTAAAAAATTTGACAATTTACAGAGAACAAGACCCGCGAGGAGATCACCGAAATGCTGACCACCATCTTGTCCGAGAGACGGGACCTGATCAAGAAGCTTGATATGTATCCACCACCACTTGCCAGGTTTATCATGATGAAGAACCGTAGTGATGTAGTCCGTATGTGCGTCACCACCCCATGCGAATTGAGGAAATGCCAGCGCATTGCCCAGACTATGACCTACAAGGTTACTCCACGTAAGGAATGGTTCTGCCAACTCGCCACCACCACAGAGCAGTGTTTGTTCTGGTTAGTACAGTACTCTTCTATCTAAATTATCTTTTCTCTGAAGAATGAATGTAGCCTAGTCTGAGCAATCACATAATTATGCAAACTGTTATGCCAGATTCTCTTCCTATAATCTTTCACGGCCTAGAAGTTATTAGGGAAGGTAATATGGTCCACTTTCAGTTAATAGAACACAAAATAGACATAGTTAATTACAATAAACTTCATTATAACTGATAAGTGCAATAATTTCATTATATAGCTGACCAGTACAATGACTTCACTATTTAACTTTTCTCGTTTAATATTTATGAACACATATTAACCAAGTTGTGAATGctaaacattttatttcaggGCCGAACGAGGCTGGACTGATACCGTCATGGCTCGTGAGAACAAGATCTTTGTTGCCGTGGATAAATTCAATGTCACCAGCTTGGCCTATGAGAAGAACAAGAATGCTGTAAGTTTATGATAGCCCTCAAATGTATACAAATCAATGTTACAGTGCAAAGAGAAACTATTTTCAGAATGGAGAAACTCTGTATATGTGATTTGAAGCCTTCTTTCATCAGAGCTTCTACAATTCTACAATACAGGCTATAACAACCTTGCTAAATTTGTAGAGTAAGATTCCTGAAAATGCTACATTTTGTCCAACAAGAAATTAACAGCTTAAAGTGAATTAACCAATTAGCTGTGTAAAGTACGATGTTATCATTTCTTTGTAATGACAAGGTAACAATAAGTCATATTGTTTATGTAAATAGTACAGGTGTATATTGTTGAGGAattattatgttttcattttctcataACTAGCCCACTGAGATCGAAAAGAAGGTACAGAACATTACCCTTGCACTGACCCTGACGACCAGTAACATTGAGACATTCCATCATCTGATGGGCCGCAAGGTCTGCAGTGCTGGTGTCAACATCACCTCTGCTTTCATCACCCCAATGTGCAACCTCATCTATAAGGATGTCATGTTGGCAACCGGTGATGTGGTCGAGTCATCAGCTGATTTCTTTGGAAAGATGTGTGTTCCAGGTATGGGAAGCACTAAAACATTTGTCACAGCTAATAGGTTAAATATAGTTGTCTGGGATTGATGAAATATTTGTCCTTCTCCAGCAGTGGAGCTCATTAGACATTCTTGTTTCTGTGTTAATTAAGGAGAAGTTGGAGTGGGAGGAGGGAGATGTGCAAGTCACATTTCAAATACAATGCCATCACATGACTTAATTCTCTTCAAACAATCTCAGTTCCAAACAGAACTTttatcttgaagaaaaaaagatgcTTCTGGTATTCCTTGGGTTCAGATTAAAATTATTATCAGAATTAGAGCATGAGGTGTTATAGTTTTAGAGCTGTCCTGCAATTCATCCAACTGTAAGACGTTGTGACAAGTAATTTGTATTCATTTCTTGCATTATTTCTTCCAGCTATTTTGTACGTGTCAATCAATTTAAACTCTTTTCCTATATTTAGGAATTCTGAACAAGACTTTCGACAAGAACGAAACCTACCCAGAAAAGCTGACCACTGCATGCCACAACTTGGAGACTGAGTACACTGGTATCAAAGGAAGCCTCAAGTGTATCAAGAGCGGCCATGGAGAGGTTGTCTTTGTCGACTCAAAGGTTGTCAAAGAGCTCGACGAACGTTTCGGTGAGTAATTCATTCAATAAATAATGAAAGTCAATCATCTGCTACATAAATTCTCTCTCAACGACTTTTCATCTGAAATCAAGTTCTGCTTATATATAACTCTTGCAAATTGGTGGTATACAAATCTAAGTTTTGCTACTTTTTGCATATTCTTGTCAGACACATTTAATGTTTATTGTGGCTGAGTAGTTAACACAGCAAACAATGGGATGTTGGTGTTTGCATGATTTGCAACCATATATATTGGACAGTAAGGGAGATGAACATTTATGTTCACTTACAAACAGCACTATAACATCAACGAACAGGGAGGCAATATTTAATTGATCTGTAAAAACTCATGCAGTAAACCAAATAACCTGACATGTAACAGAAGCATTATGCAAGTAGCCACCCTGTTAAGTCTTAATATTAGTGAACTGTatcttgaaagaaagaaaaataaagatttAAGGACAGTTTAATAAGTCATAATTGATAACTATTCATGGTTGGTATAATTAAGCTTGTCTATGAAGTGTGCAGTACTGAATAATGATGTATTATGTCTGTCTTAAAGCAAAGTTTTAATCAAGTTTTTgatgttaaatattcatgtatCATGTTTCAGCTTGTTGGTATTGAATATTCAGGTTCCTGTTTCAGCTTGTTGGTATTGAATATTCAGGTATCCttggtattgaatattcatgttcctGTTTCAACTTGTTggcattgaatattcatgtatctTGTTTCAGCTTGttgttattgaatattcatgtatattgTTTTCCAGCTGGTGTATTCAAGCTTGTTTGTGAAGATCAATCTCTTCCACTTTCTCAGTGGGAGCAGACCAAATGTCACCTCGGCTACACTCCCAGACCAGTACTCTTCCTCAACCCTGAACGTAACGTCACTTACAAGAACGAACTCAAGGAGATTATTCTAGAGGCTGGCAAGGTAACCACAATTAGCCTGTTTCACCCCTTTTTGTAACAATTTTAAGTCTTAGTTGGGTTTTAAAGAGAATCAATCTTTTATTATATGGGATCTTATCATTAGTATCAGATGTTGCAGGTTATGATAGCTAGAAGTCTGCTTTAAAGTGTATCCACAGAAAGTGATCTTTCTTACtttgagagagaaaaagagaaccAGCATAGTGAGAGAGTAGCAGTCAGacaagtaaaatataattgtattCAAAGAAGACCTTCTCTAACAGGCCAGATTGATAAAGTTAGAAATATTTTACCAGACACTGGAAAGAATCAAGTATGATTAAAAGCATCTGTCTCTTCAAATGAAATTGCCAAGAGTGACTATAGAATGGCGGTAATAGTTTGACGACAATAATAGCCTGATGATTATCAGTTTTTCACACAACTAGTTTTGGAGGTAATTACTCTGTTAACCTTTCAGTTTCCTTTCTATTTCCTTCATCAGATGAAGACCCCAACTGTTGACCTGTTCAACAGCTCTGACTATGTCTGTATCAAGGAAGCCCCCAAGGATCTTATCTTTATGGACGAGAACACCAATCTGGAATTCTTGGAAGACCCATTCAGTCTCCCAGCTGTCCAGGAGTACATGAAAGTCTTCAACACCTGCCAAGCCCTGACACCCAAACCTCGTGCCAAGATCTGCACCACCACTCCTGTCCAGTACCAGAAATGTATCACCATGAAGAAGGTCTTCCAGACTGATATTGAGGTACGTACATCTCGCTGATTCCAAACAATTAATCTTTACTCTGCATTCTAGATACTCCAAATATGGTGGATACCGTATTTATTTGAGAATGCACTGGTACTGATGTAGTATCTccattttggtattttctaaCTTTTGTTATGACGTAATTTATGACTTCAGAGAGGCAGTTAACAAAACTAATAGGTTCGAAATAAGTTGCACTTATGCATTGGGCAGTAAGAGACATCTCTACACCAGCTGTTATCATTTTATGCATGAAACTACTACTAACTTCACAAAGAAAGAATTTACAAAATGactatttggaatatttttattaGCTGTGCAGACAAATTTAGATCACATGGAATATTTGGCAATATGTCTGTCATGCATATgattattagaaaaaaaaatgaatgatcTAAAAATATAGTTGTTTAtcctttattttcaaaaaaatttaGCTTAGGAACATCTCATGGGGATGTGTCCTTGCCAGGACCGAGATGGACTGCATGCGCAATGTCCTGAACGGTACCGCTGACCTTTACTCTGGTGATGTCAAGGAGATCTTCACTGCCGGAAACGACTTCCAGCTGCAGCCAATGATGATTCAAGATGAGAACCTTCGCTTCCAGAAGAGCCTCTTCCACAATGCCACTGTCAAGAGCTATACCATCGCTGTCATGAAGAAGAGCAAATTCTGGAAGAAGTTCGGAGAGGACACCAAGGTGGTCAACATTCGAAACCTCACCGTCTGTTCTCCAGACATCAAGAGTGTCCCCAACTTTCACCTCCCAATCGGTCACCTTCTCTCCAATGGCGTCATCCCACGTATTGGATCAGTCTTTGAATCGGTCAGCCGTTTCTACAAGAGTGTCTGCTTGCCAggtacaatttttttgttttgtttctgtggATATAAATTTGGCAAACCATCTTTCCAGTGATGTTGGTCAAACCTTAAAAACAATACACTTCTcaacatttgttttcatatcagatcaagaaaagaaaacattaatttggatgtCTTATAGAActtttaatattaatactttAAAGAGAGTTCATGAAGCTCAGCCTAGACTTGAGGGCTGCTGACGCTGATGGTCTTGTGCAGAATAGAACAGAACAGTTAAGGACTTATAGCATAAAAACCTGTTCAAGATGTAGTAGAAGAATAAGTTACTTATTATTAATCCATGGTTGTGCAATCAGGTGCTGCCCCCGTTGACTGGACCTGGGACTCTGATCTTATCCTTGGACATGAAGTCAACTGGGGAATCCCTGGACTCAGCTTCTACAACTTCACTGGCTTTGACTGGTTCATCTGGAATGCACCACACACCTGGACTTTCTACAACATGAACCGTAAGACCCCAGGGTGAGTACACAGTGACATATGCTTTGGGGGGGGAGGTAAAGAGGGGGATAAACAGGGAATGCTGACAAGGTTTATTAGCAAACAGGTGCATGCATTGGTTATAGACATTGTGTTCGTTGTTTTATCGGGTTTGGTAGTGCATGGAACATTGTGGCAAAGAAAACTTTGAAGCTTTTCTTATGTCATCTTTGTCTGTTCAGACTGTGCCAGCTTTTGTAGTTTACTTTTAAACTAACAGAGCATTTCTCAGGTATATTACTGACAGATCTATGtctaaaagacaaaacaaaaatagttaTAGTTAGTTATAAGTGAAGAGGAGAAATGACTTTCTATAATTCACAGCTACAGTCCAACATATCAAGCActctaacttttttttatttacctgcACAGGCCAGTACTGCATCAGTTTATTTGCATTTATTTGTTCTttgcatttatttgtttcttagaACTCTCAAGGAATTCATGAAGAACCGTATGCTCATCCCACTTCTGGAGGGCAAACTCACCGTACCAGAGGGCTTCAACCCAGACACCTTCGACTACAGCATCCTTGACGATGTCCTCAGCGTTGAAGGTCTCGGAGATATCCTTAACGACATTCCAGATGAGATCCGTGATAGCCTGGTTGACATCAGGACCAAGAGAGTTGACAGGGTATGTGGTAGTGTTTAGTTTTTATTGTTTAGTTACATTCTTTtatgtttacatgttttcatGGAGAGATTATAAGTTGTAACAACTTGGATTGTAAACATATATCTTACCAAATATTATGAAAgatgttttattcacattattTTGATTAGATACACGGTCAATTAAAGGGATGCTGACATagggttgccatggtaacattcGTTCGCCTACAAAATAACTATGTTGTTACAA is part of the Apostichopus japonicus isolate 1M-3 chromosome 22, ASM3797524v1, whole genome shotgun sequence genome and encodes:
- the LOC139963768 gene encoding major yolk protein-like; this translates as MKYLLLFCLAVGAFASINIEREGECPTDITNVDSTLYGVCNDECDVDSSCSDQLHKCCATNCGRRCVNPMRVTPVTEEEENKTREEITEMLTTILSERRDLIKKLDMYPPPLARFIMMKNRSDVVRMCVTTPCELRKCQRIAQTMTYKVTPRKEWFCQLATTTEQCLFWAERGWTDTVMARENKIFVAVDKFNVTSLAYEKNKNAPTEIEKKVQNITLALTLTTSNIETFHHLMGRKVCSAGVNITSAFITPMCNLIYKDVMLATGDVVESSADFFGKMCVPGILNKTFDKNETYPEKLTTACHNLETEYTGIKGSLKCIKSGHGEVVFVDSKVVKELDERFAGVFKLVCEDQSLPLSQWEQTKCHLGYTPRPVLFLNPERNVTYKNELKEIILEAGKMKTPTVDLFNSSDYVCIKEAPKDLIFMDENTNLEFLEDPFSLPAVQEYMKVFNTCQALTPKPRAKICTTTPVQYQKCITMKKVFQTDIELRNISWGCVLARTEMDCMRNVLNGTADLYSGDVKEIFTAGNDFQLQPMMIQDENLRFQKSLFHNATVKSYTIAVMKKSKFWKKFGEDTKVVNIRNLTVCSPDIKSVPNFHLPIGHLLSNGVIPRIGSVFESVSRFYKSVCLPGAAPVDWTWDSDLILGHEVNWGIPGLSFYNFTGFDWFIWNAPHTWTFYNMNRKTPGTLKEFMKNRMLIPLLEGKLTVPEGFNPDTFDYSILDDVLSVEGLGDILNDIPDEIRDSLVDIRTKRVDRKEKFRELYEEKTGDAFVSLRDRRLGKLTLRGFLQQSFQNMEDEWGIFDDVNAPVLSSKSVGKGMTGGKVSNLRDILRGAATSADDNTVIGNLLKDYDSEYTVPVISRIFSKLLNERFETLDGLAKTLEILHRVPTMSSIRGTDYEWLKHPAVQSYLKIYAPRLISFHSDLYTNEELAKTQFSRYLNPIWLSPTFKDFLDVTKTHMTKLTEMCRGYGDRQGVGNSHEPFYGNEGALRCIEDTEEGDIAFIDTKNFATLSTTDYVMVTPLGIVQPINPESIMNGTFGTVPFPALMTAFNKTGTWRWNVTKALLIAQKKYPTNTTTDYTMYGVDSVFMPETKKMYPVPLNMQTHPTYLGSRLTRAFEALIKPSTHDWWKERRHICSGESYTNVIEQRNGTCKAIVKDVTCGGMPRPKVISVGTTENKKPVVVRMCSRPTSFVREMAEFRCDNGYGYLKPVMVPTTCSCVPCDEIEYKPTWTTDIMWNTTEKNHIITEHVETMMKLWGNEEFWTNHTLNSNFEIGVVNVTAMKNETEKLGPLTVLKSVGSCEANWYGNGWNTEWFVNTSRPVCLGTIPGLRRTLTAQRIQTKLMP